In Synechococcus sp. CC9616, the following are encoded in one genomic region:
- a CDS encoding glycoside hydrolase family 15 protein, with translation MVLFSTETATDDSRAAELLKRLDSSIERVVLNRQDPISGLLPASTAHTVHGNYGDAWVRDCVYSIQCVWALAIAHRRRLGERCSRAWELNERVQSLMRGLLRAMMRQAAKVERFKHSLDPLDALHAKYDSSSGDPVVADNAWGHLQLDATSLFLLQLAQLTRGGLPVVRSRDEADFLQNLVHYVSRAYRTRDYGIWERGDKGNHGLPERNASSIGMAKAALEALEGVDLFGPYGDGSVQLLIPQGAIVRLRRALESLLPRESASKEADSACLSVIGYPAWAVEDSELIERTVSRIRRDLGGAYGYKRFLRDGHQTAVEDVSRLHYEPEELMRFAGIESEWPLFLAFELVTACCEGRWDDARQWHDRLSPLAVSLNGEQLFPELYRVPDDLVDLERQTPGSQVREANSNIPLIWTQSLAWVGEMLLEGLITPEDLDPCERRQPARLGADSVLVALEPETASIQHALIAAGLPVESNDSIKVLSSGMLSRQLRRIGENPRLALSGQPSQRIETEDTARFYRCDDRSLCFTAAVLEDTISYLADDPRQLVETVVDELHLLQRHWRGQGLPLLVIPIGAEAFQLHPDAFIALGRTLLSGLIEGIPVQFDRLSRLADQGRWHALPTTESDSLIRAAAQPPQGPRLRDATDLADLTAAQEQELDDTPVEQLHQRLWASSSLHEQAEVLELLQRRLGDKAIEIGPDGRPVDVLILLEEVYHHGLRCQDWSVVRRCAGAMGMVHPQLEDALTDLLVRQKQVVVGRNYTADSCLITPQSSASIAALIDRTSGTDARERMLEQELLLALDAIARREPGLLKGSLTLQLGQLLLLLTSELALAKNLSQDKAFEAVCNEPPHAIRTRLRGVLTDMDHARAALQRGEHLHLSGRIQWRVPAPLEQRPGGDSWLQHRIRLGTLQRVPRDFYAGIWSLLQHCRGLVIGDKLERRNRLNSALVLEKTAGERNFANQVDHLLSRIEAPEYRQLCCECLLSLMAFIETNPDVQVDDDLALDVVIGHAVRVGWQQSHPDLDADQYAKHKTSAWGLFYQASPADCRRWQITALRQLAEQQGLVKSEP, from the coding sequence ATGGTTCTGTTCTCAACGGAAACCGCCACTGACGACTCGCGGGCCGCGGAGCTTCTCAAGCGACTCGACAGCTCCATCGAGCGCGTTGTCCTGAACCGTCAGGACCCGATCAGTGGACTGCTGCCAGCCAGCACAGCCCACACGGTGCATGGCAACTACGGCGATGCCTGGGTAAGGGACTGCGTCTATTCCATTCAGTGCGTCTGGGCTCTCGCGATCGCCCACCGACGACGCCTCGGGGAACGCTGCAGCCGGGCCTGGGAGCTGAATGAAAGGGTGCAGTCCCTGATGCGTGGCCTGCTCAGAGCCATGATGCGCCAGGCCGCCAAGGTCGAACGTTTCAAGCACAGCCTTGATCCCCTGGATGCACTGCATGCCAAGTACGACAGCAGCAGTGGTGACCCCGTTGTGGCCGACAACGCCTGGGGGCATCTTCAGCTCGATGCCACCTCGTTGTTTCTGCTGCAGCTGGCCCAGCTGACCCGTGGAGGGCTGCCGGTGGTCCGCAGCCGGGACGAAGCTGATTTTCTGCAGAACCTGGTGCACTACGTGTCCAGGGCCTACCGCACGCGCGACTACGGGATCTGGGAACGCGGAGACAAGGGCAATCACGGGCTCCCCGAACGCAATGCCAGCTCAATCGGCATGGCCAAGGCTGCGCTTGAAGCCCTGGAAGGAGTTGACCTGTTTGGCCCCTATGGCGATGGCAGTGTGCAACTGCTGATCCCCCAGGGAGCCATCGTCCGTCTGAGAAGGGCGCTCGAAAGCCTGCTGCCGAGGGAGTCCGCCAGCAAGGAAGCCGACAGTGCCTGTCTGTCGGTGATCGGATATCCCGCCTGGGCGGTGGAGGATTCAGAGCTGATTGAACGCACGGTCAGCCGCATTCGACGGGACCTGGGCGGCGCTTACGGCTACAAACGCTTTCTTCGGGATGGCCATCAAACAGCCGTCGAGGACGTCAGCCGTCTGCATTACGAACCCGAGGAGCTGATGCGCTTTGCGGGGATTGAATCGGAGTGGCCCCTGTTTCTTGCCTTCGAACTGGTGACGGCCTGTTGCGAAGGTCGCTGGGACGATGCCCGTCAATGGCATGACCGTCTCAGCCCTCTAGCCGTTTCCCTGAATGGAGAGCAACTGTTTCCCGAGCTTTATCGCGTTCCCGATGATCTTGTGGATCTGGAACGCCAGACGCCAGGCAGTCAGGTGCGTGAGGCCAACAGCAACATTCCTCTGATCTGGACCCAGAGCCTCGCCTGGGTTGGGGAGATGTTGCTGGAGGGTTTGATCACCCCAGAGGATCTCGACCCCTGCGAACGGCGGCAACCGGCACGGCTCGGCGCTGATTCGGTACTGGTGGCGCTGGAACCAGAAACCGCATCCATTCAGCACGCTTTGATCGCCGCTGGGCTGCCGGTCGAGAGCAACGATTCGATCAAAGTGCTCTCATCCGGGATGCTGAGCCGGCAACTGCGCCGCATCGGCGAGAACCCGCGGCTGGCACTGAGTGGTCAACCCTCGCAACGGATCGAAACCGAGGACACGGCCCGTTTCTATCGCTGCGACGATCGCTCGCTCTGTTTCACTGCTGCCGTTCTCGAGGACACGATCAGTTACCTGGCCGACGATCCACGCCAACTGGTGGAAACCGTTGTCGATGAGCTTCACCTGTTGCAGCGTCACTGGCGAGGCCAGGGCCTGCCACTTCTGGTGATTCCAATCGGGGCTGAAGCATTCCAACTCCACCCGGACGCATTCATCGCGCTGGGGCGAACACTGTTGAGCGGGCTGATCGAGGGGATCCCGGTGCAGTTCGACAGGCTGTCGCGGCTGGCGGATCAGGGACGCTGGCACGCGCTGCCAACGACCGAATCGGACAGCTTGATCAGAGCAGCTGCACAGCCCCCCCAGGGTCCAAGGCTGAGGGATGCCACAGACCTAGCTGATCTCACTGCGGCGCAGGAACAGGAGCTCGATGACACACCCGTTGAACAACTGCATCAGCGGTTGTGGGCCAGCTCATCCCTGCATGAACAGGCGGAGGTGCTGGAGCTTCTGCAGCGACGTCTCGGCGACAAGGCAATCGAAATCGGACCGGATGGGCGACCTGTCGACGTGCTGATCCTGCTTGAGGAGGTTTACCACCATGGCCTGCGCTGCCAGGACTGGAGCGTGGTGCGTCGCTGCGCAGGTGCCATGGGCATGGTGCATCCCCAACTGGAGGATGCCCTGACGGACCTGCTGGTCCGGCAGAAGCAGGTGGTTGTCGGGCGCAACTACACGGCGGATTCCTGTCTGATCACACCGCAGTCGAGCGCATCGATCGCTGCATTGATTGATCGCACCAGCGGTACGGATGCCAGGGAGCGCATGCTGGAACAGGAGTTGCTGCTGGCGCTCGACGCGATCGCCAGACGCGAACCTGGACTGCTGAAAGGCAGCTTGACCCTGCAGCTTGGACAGTTGCTGCTGCTTCTGACCTCGGAACTGGCCCTTGCGAAAAACCTCAGCCAGGACAAGGCCTTTGAAGCGGTCTGTAACGAACCCCCCCACGCGATCCGCACCCGGCTCCGGGGGGTACTCACCGACATGGACCATGCCCGGGCTGCCTTGCAGAGGGGAGAGCATCTGCATCTGAGTGGCCGGATCCAGTGGAGAGTCCCAGCACCACTGGAGCAACGGCCTGGAGGTGACAGCTGGCTGCAGCACCGCATCCGTCTTGGAACGCTTCAACGGGTACCGCGTGATTTCTACGCCGGCATCTGGTCCCTGTTGCAGCACTGCCGCGGCCTGGTCATCGGGGACAAGCTGGAACGACGCAACCGCCTCAACAGTGCTCTGGTGCTGGAAAAAACAGCTGGCGAACGCAATTTCGCAAACCAGGTGGACCATCTCCTCAGCCGCATTGAGGCCCCCGAATACCGGCAGCTGTGCTGTGAATGTCTTCTCTCCTTAATGGCCTTCATCGAGACCAACCCTGATGTGCAGGTTGATGACGACCTTGCTCTCGACGTTGTGATCGGCCACGCGGTACGGGTGGGGTGGCAGCAGAGCCATCCAGATCTGGATGCCGATCAGTACGCCAAGCACAAGACGTCGGCCTGGGGGCTCTTCTATCAGGCCTCTCCAGCGGATTGCCGTCGCTGGCAGATCACAGCATTACGCCAGTTGGCCGAACAGCAAGGCCTGGTTAAATCGGAGCCGTAA
- a CDS encoding folate-binding protein YgfZ — protein sequence MNKTPSLTTLRWDAEFPVLRLEGSGAESFLQGQTSADLSKNKDELIHSCWLTASGRLRALLEIRFDESGADVMVLAGDANSIQQGFDQVIFPADRVRLLSRQPQRRLQTLSDQESSEVIWHDTTAALPELWEQRPIADADALERWRLQQGWPGGDGELSGETNPFELGLSHWVSLSKGCYLGQETMAKLASKGGVKQQLRTWSSTSPLVQGTLLKRDGARAGLITSVLPNRDSPGCIGLALVRRQHLDATSLQGPTGEELILQRPSGFQDPPQPVAS from the coding sequence ATGAACAAAACGCCTTCGCTGACGACCCTTCGCTGGGACGCCGAATTTCCAGTGCTGCGGCTGGAAGGTTCCGGTGCCGAATCGTTCCTGCAGGGACAAACCAGCGCTGACCTCAGCAAAAACAAGGACGAGCTGATCCACAGTTGCTGGCTCACGGCCAGTGGACGTCTCAGAGCCCTGCTGGAAATCCGCTTCGATGAAAGCGGTGCGGACGTGATGGTGCTGGCCGGTGATGCCAACAGCATTCAGCAGGGCTTCGATCAGGTGATTTTTCCGGCAGACCGGGTTCGCCTGCTGTCACGCCAACCCCAACGGCGCCTCCAGACCCTCTCGGATCAGGAGTCCTCCGAAGTGATCTGGCATGACACGACCGCTGCCTTGCCGGAACTCTGGGAACAACGGCCCATCGCCGATGCCGATGCGCTGGAACGCTGGCGGTTGCAGCAGGGGTGGCCAGGCGGCGACGGGGAGCTCTCCGGTGAAACCAATCCCTTTGAACTTGGCTTGAGTCACTGGGTGAGCCTCAGCAAAGGCTGCTACCTCGGGCAGGAAACCATGGCCAAGCTGGCCAGCAAAGGGGGTGTGAAGCAACAGCTCCGAACCTGGAGCAGCACATCCCCACTGGTCCAAGGCACGCTGCTCAAGCGGGATGGCGCGCGAGCGGGGCTGATCACCTCGGTGTTGCCGAATCGTGATTCTCCAGGCTGCATCGGGCTGGCACTGGTGCGCCGCCAGCACCTGGATGCCACGAGCCTGCAGGGACCGACAGGGGAAGAGCTAATCCTGCAGCGTCCTTCAGGATTTCAGGATCCACCTCAGCCGGTGGCGTCCTGA
- the rdgB gene encoding RdgB/HAM1 family non-canonical purine NTP pyrophosphatase, translating to MSDHNRVLVIASGNKGKIREFQGLLDGLPLSIEAQPDGLDVDETGETFQANARIKAQTVARLTGHWALADDSGLSVTALGGAPGVHSARYAPSDPERIAKLLRALTGESNRCARFCAALCIAEPGGQPLLEVEGRCEGIITTEPRGEGGFGYDPIFEVTGTGRTFAEMPLAEKKQHGHRGKAFTLLEPQLRRLLQEI from the coding sequence ATGAGCGATCACAACCGCGTCCTGGTGATCGCCAGCGGCAACAAGGGCAAGATCCGTGAATTCCAGGGCTTGCTCGACGGCCTGCCTTTGAGCATCGAAGCCCAGCCCGACGGTCTTGACGTTGACGAGACCGGCGAGACCTTTCAGGCGAACGCGCGCATCAAAGCGCAAACCGTCGCGCGCCTCACCGGCCATTGGGCCCTGGCGGACGACTCAGGATTAAGCGTGACGGCTCTTGGCGGAGCCCCAGGAGTGCATTCAGCCCGTTACGCCCCTAGTGATCCGGAACGGATCGCCAAATTGCTCCGGGCACTGACTGGTGAAAGCAACCGTTGCGCCAGGTTCTGTGCAGCCCTCTGCATCGCCGAGCCGGGAGGGCAGCCGCTGCTGGAAGTGGAAGGTCGCTGCGAGGGGATCATCACCACAGAACCCCGTGGCGAGGGTGGCTTCGGCTACGACCCGATCTTTGAGGTGACCGGCACCGGTCGAACCTTTGCGGAGATGCCGTTGGCGGAAAAAAAACAACACGGACACCGCGGCAAGGCCTTCACGCTTCTGGAACCGCAGTTGCGGCGCCTGCTCCAGGAGATCTGA
- a CDS encoding hemolysin family protein, whose amino-acid sequence MRLPLLVLLLLLPAFFAAGEVALLRLRPSRVEVLVDEGLDGAQAIQRLQRRLRRALMLSQLGATLALVAVGWVSRGLGRQLWPDGTPGAAWLDAGLFLLIVLAASLLAGLMPKAWVLNRPEPAALRLAPLLEAVMRALAPLLNLLDGFAALLLKLVGLTPQWDSLVPALSAGELETLIESGRVTGLFPDERNILEGVFALRDTQVREVMVPRSGMVTLPVDVRFAQLMEAVHQTRHARFPVIGQSLDDVRGLLDLRQLAELIALGKLRADSPLEPYLQPAVRVLETSTLAELMPLIRSGHPLLLVVDEHGGTEGLVTAADLTGEIVGDELQEDCDEPVLEQEDGQADVWMVDGDFEIFELNRQLNLDLPEADDHHTLAGFLLERLQHIPSPGEALRFNGLQFEITAMQGPRIERVRLMLPVAEEPQD is encoded by the coding sequence ATGAGGCTGCCGCTCCTGGTTCTGCTTCTGCTTCTGCCGGCCTTCTTCGCCGCCGGTGAAGTGGCTTTGTTGCGATTGCGCCCCAGTCGCGTGGAGGTGCTGGTTGATGAGGGGTTGGATGGCGCGCAGGCCATACAGCGACTGCAACGTCGGCTGCGCCGTGCCCTGATGTTGTCGCAGTTGGGAGCCACCCTGGCCCTGGTCGCGGTCGGGTGGGTGAGTCGCGGACTGGGACGGCAGTTGTGGCCTGATGGCACCCCCGGGGCCGCCTGGTTGGATGCCGGCTTGTTTCTCCTGATCGTTCTGGCCGCCAGCCTGCTGGCCGGTTTGATGCCCAAGGCCTGGGTGCTGAATCGGCCTGAGCCTGCGGCTTTGCGTCTCGCTCCGCTCCTGGAGGCTGTGATGCGGGCTCTCGCGCCTCTGCTCAATCTGCTGGATGGGTTTGCAGCTTTGCTGCTGAAGCTGGTGGGCCTGACACCCCAGTGGGATTCGCTCGTGCCTGCCTTGTCGGCAGGGGAACTGGAGACATTGATTGAGTCCGGTCGTGTGACTGGGTTGTTTCCTGATGAGCGCAACATTCTTGAGGGCGTCTTTGCTCTGCGGGACACCCAGGTGCGTGAAGTGATGGTTCCCCGTTCCGGCATGGTGACCCTGCCGGTGGATGTGCGCTTCGCCCAGTTGATGGAAGCCGTGCACCAGACCCGCCATGCACGGTTTCCTGTGATCGGTCAGTCGCTGGATGATGTGCGGGGACTGTTGGACCTTCGCCAGTTGGCGGAACTGATCGCCCTCGGCAAGCTGCGAGCCGATTCACCCCTGGAGCCCTATCTCCAGCCCGCCGTTCGCGTTCTTGAAACCAGCACGCTGGCGGAACTGATGCCGTTGATCCGCAGTGGTCATCCCCTGCTGCTGGTTGTTGATGAGCACGGAGGTACGGAAGGGCTTGTGACGGCAGCGGACCTCACGGGTGAGATCGTCGGCGATGAGTTGCAGGAGGATTGCGATGAGCCTGTGCTTGAGCAGGAGGACGGGCAGGCCGATGTCTGGATGGTGGACGGTGATTTTGAGATTTTCGAGCTCAATCGCCAGCTCAATCTCGACCTGCCGGAAGCGGACGACCATCACACCCTGGCTGGCTTTCTGCTCGAACGTCTCCAGCACATCCCTTCCCCTGGTGAGGCTTTGCGGTTCAACGGCCTCCAGTTCGAGATCACAGCCATGCAGGGGCCCCGCATCGAGCGTGTGCGTCTCATGCTTCCGGTGGCTGAGGAGCCCCAGGACTGA
- a CDS encoding phosphoglucomutase/phosphomannomutase family protein → MSSAPLPLDPNPIRFGTDGWRGVLGVDITVERLLPVAAAAAQELAHSAPDGLNSRTVVIGYDRRFLAPELAEAIAAAVRGCELEPLLTETAVPTPACSWTVVERQALGALVITASHNPPEWLGLKIKGPFGGSVEGEFTAAVEKRLAAGGITAPIPQKVNRFDGRGEHLDGLKRKLDIRALVQGLKAMNLKVIVDPMHGSAAGCISELLGADAQALVEEIRSERDPLFGGNPPEPLERYLDALIISVKEAASTGRPAVGLVFDGDGDRIAAVDESGRFCSTQLLMPLLIDHLAGARGLPGSVVKTVSGSDLMRLVAEDHGRDVIELPVGFKYIAAEMLAGDVLVGGEESGGVGFGMHLPERDALFAALLVLEALVEGGQALGARLDALKQRHGGASHYDRLDLRLADMEARRRLEGLLAEAPPTEVAGLPVQEVISTDGVKLRLGPSHWLMLRFSGTEPLLRLYCEGPDPQRVASVLGWARDLAEAT, encoded by the coding sequence ATGTCCTCGGCCCCACTGCCTCTGGACCCAAACCCGATCCGCTTCGGCACCGATGGCTGGCGCGGAGTCCTGGGTGTCGACATCACGGTCGAGCGGCTTCTGCCGGTGGCAGCGGCCGCTGCCCAGGAGCTGGCACACAGCGCGCCGGACGGGCTCAACAGCCGCACCGTGGTGATCGGTTACGACCGAAGGTTCCTCGCTCCGGAGCTGGCAGAAGCGATTGCAGCGGCTGTGCGCGGCTGCGAACTGGAACCCCTTCTGACGGAGACGGCCGTTCCGACACCGGCCTGCAGCTGGACGGTGGTGGAACGTCAGGCCCTCGGTGCCCTGGTGATCACAGCCAGCCACAACCCTCCTGAATGGCTTGGGCTCAAGATCAAGGGCCCCTTTGGCGGTTCCGTGGAGGGGGAGTTCACGGCTGCGGTTGAGAAGCGCCTGGCCGCCGGCGGGATCACAGCGCCGATCCCGCAGAAGGTGAATCGTTTCGACGGACGAGGCGAGCACCTTGATGGGCTGAAACGAAAACTTGATATTCGAGCTCTGGTGCAGGGGCTGAAGGCCATGAACCTCAAGGTGATCGTCGATCCGATGCACGGATCTGCCGCTGGCTGCATCTCGGAACTGCTGGGTGCTGACGCCCAGGCGCTGGTGGAGGAGATCCGCAGCGAACGCGACCCCCTGTTCGGCGGCAATCCCCCGGAACCGCTGGAGCGATACCTCGATGCGTTGATCATCAGCGTTAAGGAAGCCGCTTCAACGGGACGTCCAGCCGTTGGGCTGGTGTTCGACGGCGATGGAGATCGGATCGCCGCCGTGGATGAATCCGGTCGGTTCTGCAGCACCCAGCTGTTGATGCCCCTGCTGATTGATCATCTGGCAGGCGCCCGCGGCCTGCCCGGCTCGGTTGTGAAGACCGTCAGTGGATCAGACCTGATGCGCCTCGTCGCGGAGGACCACGGACGTGACGTGATCGAACTCCCCGTCGGTTTCAAGTACATCGCTGCCGAAATGCTTGCTGGTGACGTTCTGGTCGGCGGCGAGGAGTCAGGAGGGGTTGGCTTCGGAATGCATCTGCCGGAGCGTGATGCCCTCTTTGCAGCTCTGCTGGTTCTCGAAGCGCTGGTGGAGGGTGGCCAGGCCCTCGGTGCACGGCTCGATGCGTTGAAGCAACGCCATGGTGGGGCCAGTCACTACGACCGCCTCGATCTGCGACTGGCGGATATGGAGGCGCGCCGTCGCCTGGAAGGGTTGCTGGCTGAGGCGCCCCCAACGGAGGTCGCTGGCTTGCCGGTCCAGGAGGTGATCAGCACCGATGGCGTGAAGCTGCGGCTGGGGCCCAGTCACTGGCTGATGCTGCGCTTCTCCGGCACCGAGCCCCTGCTGCGGCTCTACTGCGAAGGGCCTGATCCACAACGGGTCGCCTCCGTACTCGGCTGGGCCCGCGACCTCGCGGAAGCCACATGA
- a CDS encoding TM0106 family RecB-like putative nuclease, with product MGDTPPAANVLTDRLLRSWLRCRRKAWLDRHADPSDRRWTAHRNLQLDDQQRCFVALLPQPPGHGEAACRSGAKGVVGLRLKGSGPADMALEAHPPLLLKVPGESRWGRFAYQPVLARQGRRLTREHQLPLALSAQLLESEQQAPVPELLVVGGGGRRLERDRVPFTAGLKRQLTDSLRKLAQDLQRQSPPALAADRRKCTLCCWRGVCGEEASAQGHLSEVSGIGAKRREMLIELGIEGLADLAAADPDQLASRMERFGDQHGEVARALVLQARAQRDNLMTRLTEGPALPELIEAPGVLLYDIESDPDARHDFLHGFVRVPRCSDGRWDLDQARYHPILVLEHHGEARCWQRLDRFLSQYRDWPILHYGETESLALRRMGQRQSVPDVQLKHLQERLIDVHARVRRSWRLPLSSYGLKSVASWQGFRWSLPGADGARALLWWRQWLGEGPRRRGSRYALRWILQYNRDDCLATWAVASWMAGQDATG from the coding sequence ATGGGTGACACCCCGCCTGCCGCCAACGTCCTCACCGATCGTTTGCTGCGCAGTTGGCTGCGCTGTCGGCGCAAGGCCTGGCTTGATCGTCACGCGGATCCCTCCGATCGCCGATGGACAGCGCATCGCAACCTCCAGCTTGATGATCAGCAACGGTGTTTTGTCGCTCTGCTGCCACAACCTCCAGGTCACGGTGAGGCGGCCTGCCGCAGTGGCGCCAAAGGAGTTGTGGGTTTGCGCCTCAAAGGCTCAGGACCGGCCGACATGGCGTTGGAAGCACATCCACCGCTGTTGTTGAAAGTGCCGGGTGAGAGCCGCTGGGGCCGTTTTGCCTACCAACCGGTCCTTGCGCGCCAGGGGCGACGCCTCACCCGTGAGCACCAACTGCCGTTGGCGCTCAGTGCTCAGCTTCTGGAATCGGAGCAGCAGGCTCCTGTCCCTGAACTGCTGGTTGTCGGAGGAGGTGGCCGTCGCCTCGAACGCGATCGTGTGCCTTTCACAGCGGGTTTGAAGCGTCAGCTCACTGATTCGCTGCGCAAGCTTGCCCAGGATCTGCAGCGGCAGAGTCCACCGGCGTTGGCCGCCGACCGCCGCAAGTGCACGCTCTGCTGCTGGCGTGGGGTCTGTGGAGAGGAGGCCTCAGCGCAGGGCCATCTCAGTGAAGTCAGTGGAATTGGCGCGAAGCGACGGGAAATGCTGATCGAGCTGGGCATTGAGGGCCTGGCGGACCTTGCGGCAGCCGATCCCGATCAGCTCGCATCGCGCATGGAGCGGTTCGGCGATCAGCACGGCGAGGTGGCTCGGGCTCTCGTCCTGCAGGCCAGAGCCCAGCGGGACAACCTCATGACCCGTCTCACAGAAGGCCCGGCTCTGCCTGAACTGATCGAGGCACCTGGGGTTCTTCTCTACGACATCGAATCGGATCCGGACGCTCGCCATGATTTTCTGCACGGCTTTGTTCGTGTACCGCGCTGCAGTGACGGTCGTTGGGATCTGGATCAGGCGCGTTATCACCCGATCCTTGTGTTGGAGCATCACGGTGAGGCGCGTTGCTGGCAACGGCTGGACCGTTTTCTTTCCCAGTACCGGGACTGGCCGATTCTTCATTACGGCGAGACCGAATCCCTGGCTCTGCGGCGGATGGGCCAGCGTCAGTCCGTGCCGGACGTTCAGCTGAAGCACCTACAGGAACGCCTGATTGATGTGCATGCCCGTGTTCGACGTTCCTGGCGATTGCCGCTCAGCAGTTACGGACTCAAATCAGTTGCAAGCTGGCAGGGCTTTCGTTGGAGTCTGCCGGGAGCGGATGGGGCCAGGGCACTGCTGTGGTGGAGGCAGTGGCTGGGTGAGGGCCCGCGGCGGCGCGGTAGCCGTTATGCCCTGCGCTGGATCCTGCAGTACAACCGCGACGATTGTCTGGCGACCTGGGCGGTGGCGTCCTGGATGGCGGGTCAGGACGCCACCGGCTGA
- the pyrE gene encoding orotate phosphoribosyltransferase, with protein MPTMPLTPEEQRQTLLRQLARDAYRRGHFTLASGRQSEHYVNCKPVSLSGSGLALVSAAMLPHVEPESVAVAGLTLGADPLVSGVAMTAATAGRSLDALIVRKQAKGHGTGAWLEGPLPKSGALVTVLEDVVTTGGSSLKAVNQLKEAGYRVQRVVTIVDREEGGAAAMQAAGLDLVSLFLLSEVAACATELTS; from the coding sequence ATGCCCACCATGCCGCTCACACCTGAGGAGCAGCGCCAGACACTGCTGCGGCAACTGGCTCGGGATGCCTATCGACGGGGACATTTCACCCTGGCATCGGGACGACAGAGCGAGCACTACGTGAATTGCAAACCGGTGAGCCTCAGCGGTAGCGGACTCGCTCTCGTGAGTGCCGCCATGCTTCCCCACGTGGAACCCGAATCGGTTGCGGTGGCCGGGCTCACCCTGGGTGCTGACCCGCTGGTCAGCGGAGTTGCGATGACGGCTGCAACAGCAGGACGTTCCCTCGATGCCCTGATCGTGAGAAAGCAAGCCAAAGGCCATGGAACCGGCGCCTGGCTGGAGGGTCCTCTACCCAAATCCGGAGCTCTGGTGACGGTTCTCGAGGACGTGGTGACCACGGGTGGGTCGTCCCTCAAGGCCGTGAATCAACTCAAGGAAGCCGGCTACCGGGTCCAGCGGGTGGTCACCATCGTGGATCGAGAGGAAGGGGGCGCGGCCGCGATGCAAGCGGCGGGTCTTGATCTGGTGAGCCTTTTTCTCCTGTCTGAGGTAGCGGCCTGTGCCACAGAACTGACGTCATGA
- a CDS encoding Gfo/Idh/MocA family protein, with amino-acid sequence MSPDPMVPVKVGVIGIGNMGWHHARVLSLLKDADLVGVADLDEQRGCLAREQFGCHWFPDYRAMLKEVEAVCIAVPTLLHHQVGMECLDAGLHVLIEKPIAASQDEAAALIDASNRAGRLLQVGHIERFNPAFRELTKVVANEEVVVLEGRRHSPHADRANDVSVVLDLMIHDIDLVLELAQAPVVRLAAAGGRSAEGPIDYVNATLGFSNGVVASLTASKMSHRKIRSLSAHCRSSLVETDFLNHTLHIHRRAHEWYSADHGELLYRNDGFIEEVSTTSIEPLYAELEHFLQCVRGRETPAVDGEQASRALRLADLIEQAVEHSAMGAPLTAPI; translated from the coding sequence ATGTCCCCCGACCCCATGGTTCCAGTCAAGGTCGGGGTGATCGGGATCGGCAACATGGGCTGGCACCACGCTCGTGTGCTCAGCCTGCTCAAGGATGCTGATCTGGTTGGCGTGGCCGATCTGGATGAGCAGCGTGGTTGTTTGGCCCGTGAACAGTTCGGCTGCCACTGGTTTCCCGACTATCGGGCGATGCTCAAAGAGGTCGAGGCAGTCTGTATTGCTGTGCCGACGCTGCTTCACCACCAAGTGGGAATGGAGTGTCTTGATGCAGGTCTGCATGTCCTGATCGAGAAGCCGATCGCCGCGAGTCAGGATGAAGCGGCTGCGTTGATTGACGCCTCCAACCGGGCTGGTCGCCTGCTTCAGGTCGGCCACATCGAGCGCTTCAATCCAGCCTTCCGAGAGCTCACCAAGGTGGTGGCCAATGAGGAGGTGGTGGTTCTGGAGGGGCGTCGCCACAGCCCCCACGCCGACCGGGCCAACGATGTCTCCGTCGTGCTGGATCTGATGATCCACGACATCGACCTTGTCCTGGAGCTGGCTCAGGCTCCTGTCGTCCGACTTGCGGCTGCTGGCGGTCGCAGCGCCGAGGGTCCGATCGACTACGTGAATGCAACGCTCGGCTTCAGCAATGGTGTTGTGGCCAGCCTCACGGCGAGCAAGATGAGCCACCGCAAGATCCGCAGCCTGAGCGCCCATTGCCGTTCCAGCCTTGTGGAGACGGACTTCCTCAACCACACCCTGCACATCCATCGCCGTGCCCACGAGTGGTACTCCGCGGACCATGGAGAGCTGCTTTACCGCAATGACGGTTTCATTGAGGAGGTGAGCACCACCTCGATCGAACCGCTCTATGCCGAGTTGGAGCATTTCCTGCAGTGCGTCCGTGGACGCGAAACACCGGCGGTCGATGGCGAGCAGGCCTCAAGGGCACTGCGGCTGGCTGATTTGATTGAGCAGGCAGTCGAACATTCCGCGATGGGAGCCCCGCTTACGGCTCCGATTTAA